A portion of the Thermosulfurimonas sp. F29 genome contains these proteins:
- a CDS encoding HD domain-containing protein, with translation MKIFLVGGYVRDLLLGRKPSDRDWLVVGATEEEFLARFPGAQKVGGHFPVFLVNGEEYAFARMERKVALGHRGFEFEFGPHVTLEDDLLRRDLTINAVAMDLETGVIFMAPGAYEDFRLKRLRHVSEHFAEDPLRVYRVARFAAQLPDFSIASETIALMRKLKRELHTLSAERVFMELKKALAAPAPRRFFEVLLEADVLDVHFPEVQALVGVPAGKNKHKDEKDAFEHTMNVLSYLKEPLLRFAALCHDLGKALTDPDLWPSHHGHDKLGEGPARTLCDRLRTPARWKKTALMATTLHMKAHRLPEMRAGKAVKLIEVLARFPGGGVRGFLDLCVADGMDADVAENLVQRSQKVLAIRLPERYHGLGPKCGEILLNLRAQAWKRFDLKGTLVTTWRVSFTF, from the coding sequence GTGAAAATTTTTCTTGTCGGCGGTTATGTGCGGGATCTGTTGCTTGGTCGCAAGCCATCCGATCGCGACTGGCTCGTGGTCGGGGCCACGGAAGAAGAGTTTCTGGCTAGGTTCCCCGGCGCTCAAAAAGTGGGGGGCCACTTTCCTGTTTTTCTAGTAAACGGCGAGGAATACGCATTCGCCCGCATGGAACGCAAGGTGGCTCTTGGGCACAGAGGCTTCGAGTTCGAGTTCGGTCCTCATGTCACCCTAGAAGATGACCTGCTACGCCGTGACCTCACCATCAACGCCGTAGCCATGGATCTGGAGACTGGGGTCATCTTCATGGCCCCCGGCGCTTATGAGGACTTTCGGCTTAAACGGCTTCGTCATGTATCTGAGCACTTCGCGGAGGATCCTCTGCGCGTGTATCGCGTAGCGAGGTTCGCGGCTCAGTTACCGGACTTTTCGATTGCATCCGAAACCATTGCGCTTATGCGCAAACTGAAGAGAGAACTTCACACTTTGTCCGCCGAAAGGGTCTTCATGGAGCTAAAGAAAGCCCTGGCCGCTCCAGCTCCGCGCCGGTTCTTTGAAGTGCTTCTCGAAGCTGATGTTCTTGATGTTCACTTCCCGGAAGTGCAAGCTCTCGTTGGAGTTCCCGCCGGGAAAAACAAACATAAGGACGAAAAAGACGCATTCGAGCACACCATGAATGTGCTTTCGTACCTGAAGGAACCATTGCTCAGGTTCGCCGCTCTTTGCCATGATCTCGGCAAAGCTCTTACCGACCCTGACCTCTGGCCGTCCCATCATGGTCATGACAAACTGGGCGAAGGACCTGCTCGGACTCTTTGCGACCGCTTGCGAACCCCTGCAAGGTGGAAGAAAACGGCGCTTATGGCTACCACACTTCACATGAAAGCTCATCGTCTTCCTGAGATGCGAGCCGGTAAAGCGGTAAAACTGATCGAGGTGCTTGCCCGTTTCCCGGGTGGGGGTGTGCGCGGTTTTTTAGATCTCTGCGTGGCTGATGGTATGGATGCTGATGTTGCTGAAAATCTGGTGCAACGGTCTCAAAAAGTTCTGGCCATTCGATTGCCAGAAAGATATCACGGTCTTGGGCCAAAGTGCGGTGAGATACTTCTCAATCTGCGAGCGCAGGCGTGGAAGCGTTTCGATTTGAAAGGAACTTTAGTAACGACATGGCGAGTTTCATTCACTTTTTAA
- a CDS encoding nucleotidyl transferase AbiEii/AbiGii toxin family protein, whose translation MTIWRSLNIFWDRKAMGELAEVTAMVMDRRIQQHIKALGQILKKAREVQQLYPRTFFVLTGETLLSFFYLHHRFSQDPDFVISGAPEREEYQIIQTFSRALREMGRLEAIDINPEFGHYEWVLHHPTSVSKVEVTRKFNREELPCKCVEGLKVESLKGALLGKVEAFMWRSDPKDLVDLLVAYQHYPLTVIQTLEHAQTWISDFRYIDFLIRLENAELNLQGLILWNVREEELLHIRHALIAHFTDPQALMRFARQISRNMIDPSPHPLELIQQELSSINGVVKQATFSASKTLES comes from the coding sequence GTGACTATCTGGCGCTCGCTGAACATCTTTTGGGACAGAAAAGCGATGGGAGAGTTGGCAGAAGTAACCGCCATGGTAATGGATAGGCGTATACAGCAACACATCAAAGCTCTCGGGCAAATCCTCAAAAAAGCTCGAGAGGTGCAACAGCTTTATCCACGAACATTTTTCGTGCTAACTGGTGAAACATTGTTATCGTTTTTCTACTTACATCATCGCTTTTCTCAAGATCCTGATTTTGTAATTTCTGGCGCACCCGAGAGGGAAGAATACCAGATCATTCAAACTTTTTCGCGAGCTTTGCGCGAAATGGGACGATTAGAAGCAATCGACATAAACCCCGAGTTTGGGCATTACGAATGGGTGTTACATCATCCCACATCCGTCTCGAAAGTCGAAGTAACGCGCAAATTCAATCGTGAGGAGTTGCCCTGCAAGTGCGTAGAGGGCTTAAAGGTAGAAAGCTTAAAAGGGGCTCTGTTAGGCAAAGTAGAGGCTTTTATGTGGCGTTCCGATCCGAAGGACTTGGTAGATCTGCTTGTGGCGTATCAACATTACCCGCTTACTGTTATACAAACACTAGAGCATGCTCAAACATGGATTTCCGATTTTCGATATATTGATTTTCTGATTCGTTTGGAGAATGCTGAGCTTAATTTGCAAGGTTTGATATTGTGGAATGTTCGAGAAGAAGAGCTCTTGCATATACGCCATGCTCTTATTGCTCATTTCACAGATCCGCAAGCCCTAATGCGGTTTGCAAGGCAAATCAGTCGCAATATGATCGATCCTTCACCGCATCCTCTTGAGCTTATACAGCAAGAATTATCTTCTATTAATGGGGTCGTCAAACAGGCGACATTTTCAGCCTCTAAAACCTTGGAATCGTGA
- a CDS encoding site-specific DNA-methyltransferase gives MPSEAFDAIVTDPPYGVNYAPYDDAEVFFELEDEFHRLLKNSGWFVFWWSTKKMPAIGRIKRFDYVWMLSVVFARTVSRCVLGWRTFTPVLVFSKGKPTVFAKRQDAIPAVELPQFLADPIRQGDFKPTYAQACLLEMFGKNGVVLDPFAGFGSLLVANEETRIARLVVGIEKDDSRVEKALEILKKRDLSVLGKGESGSVDQGLESLPLFGALQLQ, from the coding sequence TTGCCTTCCGAAGCATTTGACGCCATAGTAACCGACCCACCCTACGGAGTGAACTATGCGCCTTATGACGACGCCGAAGTGTTTTTCGAGCTCGAAGACGAGTTCCATCGCCTTCTGAAAAACTCGGGGTGGTTCGTTTTCTGGTGGTCCACCAAGAAAATGCCGGCGATAGGGCGCATAAAAAGGTTCGACTATGTTTGGATGCTCTCCGTGGTTTTCGCGCGCACCGTTTCGAGGTGTGTGCTCGGCTGGCGCACCTTCACGCCGGTGCTTGTTTTCTCAAAAGGCAAGCCCACCGTCTTCGCAAAGCGCCAAGACGCCATCCCCGCGGTGGAACTTCCGCAGTTTTTGGCGGATCCCATCAGGCAGGGAGACTTCAAGCCCACCTACGCTCAAGCCTGCCTGCTCGAGATGTTCGGCAAGAACGGAGTGGTCTTGGATCCTTTCGCGGGTTTCGGTTCGTTGTTGGTGGCCAATGAAGAGACCAGAATAGCCCGGTTGGTGGTGGGGATCGAAAAAGACGATAGCAGGGTCGAAAAGGCCCTTGAGATTCTCAAAAAGCGGGATCTCAGCGTTTTGGGTAAGGGTGAATCCGGTTCCGTCGACCAAGGACTTGAGTCTTTGCCGCTCTTCGGGGCGCTTCAGCTTCAGTAA
- a CDS encoding exodeoxyribonuclease VII large subunit, giving the protein MKMAKFARTSDPLEKDVDPPFESGYYLPGDILERVASAGAGGLVRVRGFLERCERTNYDCLAYAHGDEEARVTLTGEALREAPEGAYLEVVGFLRVYPYGKGGALYPRIEVRDLRVLDPPSSSEETRRRTELFELARNRSFRPLQHMVRESFERLGALTVGIIHGRGAQTHRDFESGFYATARGAFAERVAFLYREVVLASDEELARAIREMADRVEAIFIVRGGGGTEDLARVGGYASAKAALEARCPVYVALGHSLDRGVSLLEKVCDGTFHTPSLAGAELGLAVASHEERTAFNELQEKTRLQHGEIESLKEALRRLEVDLKRSRRLNRVLEILLALGAVVAIALFHSARIF; this is encoded by the coding sequence ATGAAAATGGCGAAGTTTGCGAGGACATCGGATCCGCTCGAAAAGGATGTGGATCCCCCTTTCGAAAGTGGCTACTACCTTCCCGGCGACATTCTCGAGCGAGTCGCTTCCGCCGGCGCAGGCGGCCTGGTGCGGGTACGGGGGTTCCTTGAGCGGTGCGAGCGGACGAACTACGACTGTTTGGCGTACGCGCATGGCGATGAGGAAGCGCGAGTCACTCTTACGGGGGAAGCCCTCCGAGAAGCGCCGGAGGGAGCCTATCTCGAGGTGGTGGGTTTCCTCAGAGTATACCCTTACGGGAAGGGCGGGGCCCTCTACCCCCGCATAGAGGTGCGCGACTTGCGGGTGCTTGACCCGCCTTCGAGCTCGGAGGAAACCCGGCGTCGGACGGAACTGTTCGAGCTCGCACGAAACCGGTCCTTCCGCCCTCTCCAGCACATGGTGCGGGAGAGCTTCGAACGACTAGGTGCGCTCACCGTGGGAATAATTCACGGCCGGGGCGCTCAAACTCACAGGGATTTCGAGAGCGGATTTTACGCCACGGCCAGAGGGGCGTTTGCGGAGCGTGTGGCCTTCCTTTACCGGGAGGTTGTGCTCGCCAGCGATGAGGAGCTGGCCCGAGCCATTCGGGAAATGGCCGACCGCGTGGAAGCAATTTTCATCGTGCGCGGGGGCGGCGGCACCGAGGATCTTGCCCGGGTCGGCGGATATGCTTCCGCAAAGGCGGCGCTTGAAGCTCGGTGCCCGGTTTATGTAGCTCTGGGGCACTCGCTCGATCGGGGAGTGTCCCTGCTCGAAAAGGTGTGCGACGGAACATTTCATACGCCGTCGCTTGCCGGCGCCGAGCTGGGACTTGCTGTAGCCAGCCACGAAGAGCGGACGGCGTTCAATGAACTTCAGGAGAAAACGCGCCTCCAGCACGGCGAAATAGAATCCCTTAAGGAGGCTCTGAGGCGACTCGAGGTCGACCTCAAGCGCTCTCGACGGCTCAACCGGGTGCTGGAGATCCTGCTCGCTCTGGGTGCCGTGGTAGCCATCGCGCTTTTCCATTCAGCGCGGATTTTCTGA
- a CDS encoding metal-dependent hydrolase — MIYLITHSFPAAFIAALGSVFPDFVEFVFWGGYVPRYAHRKASHWPLPYLVLAALTFYYTANPFAFAMSWFSVGCLLHIAEDALTGKVPLLSPRRRSFGVRLFRTGSMPEMILAVILVALAIKTLFATHYRFTTMRLDALLHTTGLP; from the coding sequence ATGATCTACCTCATCACGCACTCCTTCCCCGCCGCCTTTATTGCCGCGCTGGGAAGTGTTTTCCCCGACTTCGTCGAGTTCGTGTTCTGGGGCGGGTATGTTCCGCGTTACGCGCATCGCAAGGCGAGCCATTGGCCTTTGCCCTACCTTGTCCTCGCCGCTCTGACCTTTTACTACACGGCGAACCCATTCGCCTTCGCAATGTCGTGGTTCTCCGTAGGGTGCCTGCTTCACATTGCCGAAGACGCTCTAACCGGAAAGGTCCCCCTGCTCTCCCCCCGGCGCCGCTCCTTCGGTGTGCGTCTTTTTCGCACGGGGTCAATGCCGGAAATGATCCTTGCGGTCATCCTTGTCGCCCTCGCGATCAAAACCCTCTTCGCCACACATTATCGATTCACGACGATGCGCCTCGATGCGCTCCTGCATACGACGGGCTTGCCGTAG
- a CDS encoding CRISPR-associated endoribonuclease Cas6 — protein MMGLEVLTRFQVWFPARLVRRREKGKNVDRHIVQGVVNRNFLPPEVSAFLHSSGNGNGRTYRPLVVSDIRFPREGVGTLVFGLFADAPVQRDIELWLKAREVPYRRFDVSMELLAKRDRFALLSPVLSRTADGRYPHPAREKEAFEEALTVNLRGKLVRYGFVEDAPQDVCVELLKGRIARRDFNGKAYRGFLGFLRIKGACGLAAIAAYALGVGVRNAQGFGMPALPEELRRFLEPLEMARRHISTSFIAL, from the coding sequence ATGATGGGGCTTGAAGTGCTCACGCGGTTCCAGGTATGGTTTCCGGCGCGGCTGGTAAGGCGCAGGGAGAAAGGGAAGAATGTGGACCGCCACATTGTGCAGGGCGTGGTGAATCGAAACTTCCTGCCCCCCGAAGTGTCGGCCTTCCTGCACTCGAGCGGAAACGGTAACGGGCGCACATACCGTCCTTTGGTGGTGAGCGACATCAGATTCCCGCGAGAGGGAGTGGGCACCCTCGTCTTCGGACTTTTTGCGGACGCTCCGGTCCAGCGGGACATCGAACTCTGGCTCAAGGCGCGGGAAGTGCCCTATCGGCGCTTCGATGTGAGCATGGAGCTTCTCGCGAAGCGCGATCGGTTCGCCCTGCTCTCTCCTGTCCTTTCGCGTACCGCCGACGGGCGCTATCCTCACCCCGCAAGGGAGAAGGAAGCCTTTGAAGAGGCGCTTACGGTCAACCTGCGGGGTAAGCTCGTTCGCTACGGCTTCGTCGAGGATGCCCCCCAAGATGTGTGCGTGGAGCTTCTCAAAGGACGCATTGCTCGGCGCGATTTCAACGGAAAAGCATACCGGGGGTTCCTGGGCTTTTTGCGCATAAAAGGCGCCTGCGGTTTAGCCGCCATCGCCGCTTATGCGCTGGGCGTGGGCGTGCGCAACGCACAGGGGTTCGGTATGCCGGCATTGCCTGAGGAACTGAGGAGGTTTCTGGAGCCGCTGGAAATGGCAAGGCGACATATATCAACTTCTTTTATTGCCCTCTAA
- a CDS encoding NUDIX hydrolase produces the protein MAGKTARMLTLFGRGGSGVDWGELNVEAMLQAFSRALREGIGLPEEVKRETGFTRKPRPFAKKNPRCPECGRFVGPSGHRCAKRGERRVPPEEGMLSRRWRPVEEVPERVVRKDERGVIWALEKRSEGPAGEFCVPLICPYGELPCNSLCAGFRVERIVEDGGFRGVRIFCEVARFEVARCYNWEENLEKGGPR, from the coding sequence TTGGCGGGTAAAACGGCGCGAATGTTGACATTGTTCGGCCGCGGGGGAAGCGGAGTGGACTGGGGAGAGCTGAATGTGGAAGCGATGCTCCAGGCCTTCAGCAGGGCTCTTCGTGAGGGAATAGGGCTTCCAGAGGAAGTTAAGAGGGAGACGGGTTTTACGCGGAAGCCCCGGCCTTTCGCGAAGAAGAATCCTCGGTGTCCAGAGTGCGGTCGATTTGTGGGGCCGAGTGGTCACCGGTGCGCCAAGCGTGGAGAGCGCAGGGTGCCCCCCGAGGAGGGGATGCTTTCTCGCAGGTGGCGCCCTGTGGAGGAGGTTCCCGAGCGGGTGGTTCGCAAAGACGAAAGAGGAGTGATCTGGGCGCTTGAGAAGAGGAGCGAGGGCCCCGCGGGGGAGTTTTGCGTGCCGCTCATCTGTCCGTACGGGGAGTTGCCCTGCAATTCGCTCTGTGCCGGATTTCGCGTGGAACGGATCGTGGAGGACGGCGGATTTCGCGGCGTGCGGATTTTTTGTGAAGTAGCCCGATTCGAGGTGGCTCGGTGCTACAATTGGGAGGAGAATTTAGAAAAAGGAGGGCCAAGATGA